The DNA segment TCTTGATTTATCAAGAAATGGGTACAATGGGGAGATTCCTTCGGCTTTGTTCAAGAACTGTTACAAGACCAAGTTTGTTTCTTTGGCACATAACAATCTTTCAGGGTCAATCCCTGTTTCTGTTGGTAATTGTTCGAATCTTGAAGGGATAGATTTGTCTTTTAATGGTCTCATTGGGGGATTGCCTTCAGAAATTTGTGACATTCCGGGAATGATGTACTTATCTGTGAGGAGTAATTTGCTATCTGGAAGTGTTCAAGACCAAGTTTCGAAGTGTGAAAGCTTGGAGCTTTTGGATCTTGGCAGCAATATGTTCACCGGACTTGCACCGTTCGAGGTTCTTGGATTGGCAAATCTTACATATTTCAATGTGTCCTGGAATGGGTTTCAGGGGGAAATTCCAGATGTAGAAACTTGCTCTGAGACTTTGGAAGTTTTTGATGTTTCTGGGAATGAATTATATGGTGAAATTCCCTCAGGCATCACTAAATGCAGTGGCCTTAAGTATTTAGATTTGGGTTTTAATAAGCTTAATGGAAGCATACCAGCTGACATTGCTAATATGAAGAAGCTCTTGGCAATTCGATTGGCATCTAACTCGATAGATGGGACGATTCCTACGCAATTTGGTAGTATAGAATGGCTTGAAGTGCTTGATTTACATAGCCTCGAACTTGGTGGTGAAATCCCTGATGAAATCAGCAATTGCCAGTTTCTTCTGGAGCTGTGAGTCCAATCCCATTTTAACATAACCTGTTTATATCtgaagttttattttattctgactgatagaatttttaaatataattgcaGGGATGTCTCTGGAAATTATTTGGAGGGAGAGATTCCGCAAAATCTTGATAACATGACATACCTCTTGATTCTCGACTTACATCATAACCAGCTTAATGGAAGCATACCATTGACCCTCGGAAATTTGTCTAATTTGCGTTCTTTAGATTTGTCTGAAAATATCCTCTCCGGTCCAATACCTTCAACACTCGAAAACCTGAAAAACTTAACTCATTTCAATGTCTCTTACAACAATCTTTCTGGTTCCATCCCTTCAATTGAAACAATTCAAAGCTTCGGTTCCTCCtctttttccaacaatccaggTCTTTGTGGTGCTCCATTAGAGAACATGTGCACTACCGGTGCTCCTCCAGCATCGAGGAAACCGAAGCTTAGCGTTTCTGCAATTATTGCTATAGTTGCTGCAGCCTTGATTGCTACTGGTGTTTGTGTGATCACCGTTATTAACATGAAGGCTCGTGGGAGAAGAAGAGAAGATGAAACTATGGTTGTGGAGAGCACTCCATTAGCTTCGTCTGACTCGAATGTCATCATCGGTAAATTGGTCCTTTTCAGTAAAAATTTGCCCGCAAAGTACGAGGATTGGGAAGCTGGCACAAAAGCGTTGCTCGACAAGGAATGTTTAATCGGTGGAGGTTCCATTGGAACTGTGTACAAAACAACGTTTGAAGGCGACGTATCAATTGCAGTGAAGAAACTCGAGACATTGGGACGGATCAGGAACCAAGATGAATTCGAGCATGAAATGGGACGTCTAGGAAACCTTCAACACCCTAACTTAGTTGAGGTTCAAGGCTATTATTGGTCAacaagcatgcaattaattttgTCCGAATTCGTTCCGAATGGAAATCTTTATGATAACTTACATGGACTCAGCTATCCTGGTACCAGCACCAGTGCCGGTAATCCTGAGTTGAACTGGTCCAAAAGATTTCACATAGCTGTCGGAACAGCTCGAGCTCTAGCCTATCTTCACAACGACTGCAAGCCTCCGGTTCTACATCTCAATGTCAAATCGACCAATATTCTTTTAGACGAAAACTACACGGCCAAGGTTTCCGATTATGGCTTGGCGAAGCTGCTCCCTCTGTTGGATAGTTATGGACTCACGAAAGTTCACAATGCTGTGGGATACATTGCACCGGAACTAGCTCAAAGTTCCAGGCTCAGTGATAAATGTGACGTTTATAGTTTCGGGGTCATTCTGCTGGAGTTGGTTACTGGGAGGAAGCCTGTGGAAAGCCCAACTGCCAATGAGGTAGTGGTGTTGTGTGAATACGTTCGAGTTTTGATCGAACAAGGCTCGGCTTCGGACTGTTTCGATAGACGTTTGAGGGGGTTTACAGAAAACGAGCTGATTCAGGTTATGAAGTTGGGACTAATTTGCACTTATGAATCTCCTTCGAGGAGACCAAGCATGGCCGAGGTTGTTCAGGTTCTTGAGTCTATAAGAAATGGTTCGGAATCATAAACAGTAACAAGGGAGAACTTTTAGTTATTTGAATGGTACAAAGAAACATAAAATTCTTTTGAATTTATATATTCCGAAAGTTACTGTCACCAATTGTTTGTAATTTGGCAATAATATTATTCCATTTTTTGTAGCCTAATAACCGAATTCTCCAACAAAGTTGTCTATTTTTCATTTCTTGGTTTTGCCTATTTGTAATCTACATTATAGATTTTTCTAACTGTGCTTAAAATCGGTGCACTTTATGAAGTTTGAGATCAGTCATAGCTTTTATTCATCCCATGtttgatttatattttgtaatatttaaatttgtttatgaTATCTCATGAGTAGGCCCATCAAGAGCTTGAGCCCAATGAAGGCCCATAACCAAAGACTAAGGTCCGAGTCTCATGTTTAGAGGTAGGGCTGGCTCGTCAGGGGATGATGGAAGAAGATGTATGTTGGCTCCTAAGGGATGAAGG comes from the Henckelia pumila isolate YLH828 chromosome 1, ASM3356847v2, whole genome shotgun sequence genome and includes:
- the LOC140874920 gene encoding probable LRR receptor-like serine/threonine-protein kinase At1g12460; protein product: MRILGTNFHCLVLLFVFCSLEFLVVVVSPITEKEILLQFKGNISNDPYDSLRSWDPSKSPCQDYSGVSCNSDGNVVKIALWGTGLGGVLSPALSGLKFLKTLTLYGNKLTGNIPFEYGEIDSLWKINLSSNGLSGSIPEFLGDLPNLRLLDLSRNGYNGEIPSALFKNCYKTKFVSLAHNNLSGSIPVSVGNCSNLEGIDLSFNGLIGGLPSEICDIPGMMYLSVRSNLLSGSVQDQVSKCESLELLDLGSNMFTGLAPFEVLGLANLTYFNVSWNGFQGEIPDVETCSETLEVFDVSGNELYGEIPSGITKCSGLKYLDLGFNKLNGSIPADIANMKKLLAIRLASNSIDGTIPTQFGSIEWLEVLDLHSLELGGEIPDEISNCQFLLELDVSGNYLEGEIPQNLDNMTYLLILDLHHNQLNGSIPLTLGNLSNLRSLDLSENILSGPIPSTLENLKNLTHFNVSYNNLSGSIPSIETIQSFGSSSFSNNPGLCGAPLENMCTTGAPPASRKPKLSVSAIIAIVAAALIATGVCVITVINMKARGRRREDETMVVESTPLASSDSNVIIGKLVLFSKNLPAKYEDWEAGTKALLDKECLIGGGSIGTVYKTTFEGDVSIAVKKLETLGRIRNQDEFEHEMGRLGNLQHPNLVEVQGYYWSTSMQLILSEFVPNGNLYDNLHGLSYPGTSTSAGNPELNWSKRFHIAVGTARALAYLHNDCKPPVLHLNVKSTNILLDENYTAKVSDYGLAKLLPLLDSYGLTKVHNAVGYIAPELAQSSRLSDKCDVYSFGVILLELVTGRKPVESPTANEVVVLCEYVRVLIEQGSASDCFDRRLRGFTENELIQVMKLGLICTYESPSRRPSMAEVVQVLESIRNGSES